In Pleurodeles waltl isolate 20211129_DDA chromosome 5, aPleWal1.hap1.20221129, whole genome shotgun sequence, the DNA window GTGTCAGTTTGTTAGTTTCTCTGAGGCCGTTGCAAAATATAATAGGAAGGAGAAGGGTCTATATTTAGAAAGTGTGGCTGGTTCAGTGGATGAGTTCTTGAGCAGAGCCAAGTGTTTGGGAACGTGGCTGAgttgatggaggcattgaggatgggtgttagttcTTTACTAATTGGAGTCCTTTGGCAAAAGTGTGATGGGGACAAGGATCTGATGGAGCCCCTGAGTAGATATTCTTCATGATAGCAGCAATTTcagcggtggtgagggtaggtCACAAGGTCAGCGTTTGTTCATTGGTCATTATGGGACTTTGAATTGCAAAAGTGACAAGGTCCGATTGAGGCTCAAAGCTTCTGCACATttaggtgattttgttacagaagaattcatTGAGTCAGGTGGAGCAGTGATAGTAATGACTTCTTTCCTGCTGTCAGTGCTAGTGTTGATGGGATCTGCACGAGCTGTGTGATTGATGTTCCATATCAGTTGGTGATAGAATCTTGGGGCTGATTTGAAGATATCATTAGCTGTGGTATTTCGACTTCTTTTTCATTTGCACTCGAGTTGTTTGCAATGGCATTTTGTCAGCCTAAGTTCCTCTGTGAAGCAGCTGACCTGTGGTTGGGATCTTGCCATTAGGTTGTGCTTGAGGGAAATTATAGAGTTGCACAATGGGTGAGCTATTGAGGTTATTGGTGGCTCTCAACAAGTCACTAGTGTACGCAGGGAGGTGCTCAGGGAAGGCAGAAACCCAATCCTTTTCTAAGATGCTTTTCCAGCTGCCGTGGGCGGATCCAATGTTGAGGGGTCTGTGATGGTGCAGGACGGTGATCCTGAAACTGCCAAAGGCATGGTTTGTCCAGGTCATGGTTTGTTGACTTgtcaactgtgatgttgctgattgaggtGTAAATCGGGTCCAAAAAGTGTACAGCAGTGTGGGCTGGTTTGGTAACATTGTGGGTGAGGCCATggtttctgaggttttctagaGCTTGGATTGGTGCAACCTTCAAGGTGACAGTTAAGGTCTCCAAGGATGAAGGCACAGGCATTGATGATGAAGGGTGCTGTGAATCCATGATGTTGCTGGCGCAATTGGTGTGCATCGATGCATCATAATATACAACCTCCTGAACTATATCATGGTTATGAACAATAGCAGTTGAATTAGGCTGCAAACCATTATCTGGAGCAAGTATATTTCTCCTGTCAGTGGTGCATAAGGCTGTCTCATTAGCAGCACCTTTCTGCAGACACCACAAGATTGATTACCCTTTATGTGAGGTGATTGTTGTCCTGTGATTGGCTTGTGTAGATATTTGTATACAGGAAGGTGTGATTATTCTGATGTCAACGCTGCTCTTTCTATTAGGATTCCTTGCCTAATATTGATACTTGATACATGTTTTAATTTCAGATTTAACAAGAGGACCATGTCACAAGTAATAAACCAAACCGTGGTGAATGAGTTCATACTGCTGGGATTTTCATATCAACGGCAGGTAAAATGTGCAATGTTTTCCATTTTTCTTGTGATCTATCTGGTCACCATTGTATCAAACATTCTCATCATCATTTTAACACAAGTGGACTCAAAACTTCAATCTCCAATGTACTTTTTTCTATGTAACTTGTCATGCATTGATCTCTGTTACTCTTCAGCAAATGTCCCTAAAGGTTTGGAAGGGATGATGGTAGGAAGAAGCTTTATCACATTTGCTGGGTGTGCTGCTCAAATGTACTGTGCCCTCTCCTTAGGTGTTACCCAATGCATCCTTCTGGCAGTCATGGCATGGGATCGATATATCGCGATATGCAACCCCCTGAACTATGTCATAGTTATGAACAGAAGTTTCTGTATTAGGCTGGCAGTCATTACCTGGTGCAGTGGATTTCTCCTGTCAGTTGTGCATGTGTCTCTCACACTAACAGTACCTTTCTGTGGGCACCGTAAGATTGATTACCATTCATGTGAAGTGACTGCTGTCTTACGATTGGCTTGTACGGATATTCGTTTACGAGAAGCTGGGATTTTTGTGATGTCAGTAATTATTCTATTCATCCCACTCTGCATAATTCTCTTCACCTACTCTTACATCATCTCCACCATCCTGAGAATGCCAACAACAGCTGGAAGACTCAAGGCCTTCTCCACCTGTAGCTCACACCTGCTGGTGGTCAGTATCTTCTTTGGGACAGCCATGGCGATATATATGAGACCCAAGTC includes these proteins:
- the LOC138296940 gene encoding olfactory receptor 2K2-like, translating into MSQVINQTVVNEFILLGFSYQRQVKCAMFSIFLVIYLVTIVSNILIIILTQVDSKLQSPMYFFLCNLSCIDLCYSSANVPKGLEGMMVGRSFITFAGCAAQMYCALSLGVTQCILLAVMAWDRYIAICNPLNYVIVMNRSFCIRLAVITWCSGFLLSVVHVSLTLTVPFCGHRKIDYHSCEVTAVLRLACTDIRLREAGIFVMSVIILFIPLCIILFTYSYIISTILRMPTTAGRLKAFSTCSSHLLVVSIFFGTAMAIYMRPKSMISSKNDKVISVFYGAMTPMLNPLIYSMRNKDVMQAFQKLLWHKILSKDARFRSQKKF